From the Kribbella sp. CA-293567 genome, the window GATGGCAAGCGGGTCGGCTACCGGCTGACCACCTCGGGCAGGACGGTGTCGATCGAGCTGACCGGCGATCGGGTGCCAGGGCACAGCATCGAGCTCCCGGCACTGAAGAACAACGTCGCAGGAGTCTCGGTCAAGGACGCACAAGTCGACGAGGCGGCCGGCACGGTCTTCGTGCCGACCGGCACCACCCGGGTGACCATCACCCTGCGCAAAGAGATGCCGGCAGCCGCCACTCGCTGAGCCATTCGGACCTGCGCTGCCGTCCGATCAAGTCGGCAGCGCAGGTCCGGCACGTCGTGGCTACCCGTCGAGCAGGATCACGCGATCAGTGACAGCCGCCAGGAGGTCCTGGTCGTGCGAGATAGCCAGTACGCCGATGTCACCGGTGCGGGCTTGCTCGAGCAGGAGGTGCCAGATGCGGGCCTGGGTGATCGGGTCGAGGCTGGCGCTGATCTCGTCGGCGACGAGGTAGGCCGGGTCGGTGAGCAGAGCGCGGGCGAGGTTGACGCGCTGGAGTTCGCCGCCGCTGATCTCGTGCGGGAAGCGGCCGAGCCACTCGGGACGGACCAGTTCGGGATCGACGGCCTCGAGCTCGGCCGGCTCGGCGCCGCTCTCGGCGAGGATGTCGCGGACCCGCCACTGCGGGTTCATCGCGCGTTCGGGGTGTTGCAGAACCAGTTGGACGGGATGGGGGCCGACGCGGTCGGCGTCCAGCAGGATCTCGCCCCGGTCCGGAGTTAGCAGGCCCGCGAGCAGGCGGCCGATGGTGCTCTTGCCGGAGCCGCTCGGGCCGCAGAGGCCGACGATCTCGCCGGGAGCGACGGACAGGGAGATGTCCTGGACGATCCACGGTCGGCGACGGTCGTAGCGGAACCAGAGGTCCTTGGCGGTCAGCACGGTTGCTCCTCCGGCAGCTTGAAGCCGTTTCCTGGTAGGGCCCGCCACAACGCTCTTGTGTACGGGTTGAGCAGACCATCGCCGTCACCGGTGAAGGCTGACGGAGCGGCGGTGTCGATCGTCCTGCCTTCCCGGCAGATCACCACCTTGTCGGCGACTTCGAGGGCGCCTCGAAGCTCATGAGTGATCAGTACGACGGCCCGCCCGCCGTCCGCCAGCCCCCGAAACTCCTGCAGCACGCCGGCCACATCGGCCGGAGGCAAACCCGGGGTCGGCTCGTCGGCAATGACCAGGTGCGGGTCACCCATAGTGGCCATCGACACCAGCACCCGGCGGATCATGCCGCCCGACAACTCGTGGGGATAGCGGTCGAGCACCTCAGGCCCGAGGCCGCGGCCCGCCAACGCTGTCGCGGCCACTCGACGGGCGTCCGCATGCCCCGCGAGCTGAGCCGAACGGCGTACCTGCCGGCCGATCTTCGCCACCGGATCCAAGTAGTCGACAGACTGAGGCAGCAGCGCGATCTCACGACCGGCAAGCTTCTTTCGGGCAGCCGAATCGAGCGGTACGCCGTCGTACGTGATCGTCCCGGTCTCGGCGGCGTTCGGCGGCAGCATCCCCAGTACTGCGTGTGCCAGCAACGTCTTGCCCGCGCCGGAAGCGCCGACCAGTGCCACCACTTCGCCCCGCTCGGCCGTCAGGTCCATTCCCGCCAGCGCGACGACCTCGCGTCGCCGCAGGCCGCGCTCGTACTGGACGAACGAGACGGTCAGCTCCTTGATGCTCAGCAGCGGGCTCACAGGTGATGACTCCGGGGATCGAGGAGGGCCCTGGTGTTCTCACCGATGGCGTCGACCAGCTTGACGATCACCAGCAGACAAAGACCGGGCAGTACGGCGAGCCACCAGGCTCCGGCCGACAGGAAGCGCATCGACTCCGCCAGCAGTACGCCGATCGACGGCTCGGCAGGGTCCACGCCGAGGCCGAGGAACGACAGGGCGGCCTCGTGCAGAATCGCGTGCGGGAACAACAGGACGGTACCGACCAGGAAGTGGCCGACCAGCTGCGGCGCCACGTGCCGGCGGGCGATCCACCAACGGCCGCGACCGAGTTGCCGCGACATCGCGACGTAGTCCGACGAGACGAGCTGGCGGGCATGCCCACGCAGTACGCGGGTCAGGGTCGGCCAGTGCGTGACAGCCACCGCGATGACGACCGCTCGGGTGCCGCCGCCCAGCGCGAAGGCGAGCAGGATCAGCAGGACCAGGTGCGGAAGCGCCAGGAAGAGGTCGACCAGCCAGGTGACCGCGCGATCCACCACCCGCCCGCCGACCGCCGCGGCACAGGCCATCACCATGGCCAGCACGCCGGACACCAGTGCGGCGGAGACCCCGACGACAAGGCTGAGTCGCAAGCCGGACAGGACGCGGGCGAACATGTCGCGGCCGAGGCGGTCGGTGCCGAAGAGATGCTGCCACGACGGCCTCAGGTTGCGCGCGGCAAGCTCGGTGCCGCCCGCCGCGTCGACCGACAGAGTGCCCGCTATCGCGACCCCGACGACGACGGTCAGCGAGAGCCCGAGGTAGCCGAGAGTGCGGCGTCGCCGGTCGCCGAACCAGCCGCGCCGTTCGACCTCACCGACCACCAGATCGGTCATCGGGCCACCTCCAGTTGCCGCGTGCGCGGATCCAGCAGTCCGTGCAGAACATCACCCAGCTGGTTGCCCGTGTAGACGAACACGGTGGTGAACAAAGCGATCCCGAGCAGGAGCGGGACGTCCTGCCCGAGGGCCGCTGCCGTGGTCGCCGCGCCGAGGCCGGGGTACGAGAAGACCTGCTCGGCGAGCAGCGATCCGCCGAAGAGTTCACCCAGCGAGCTGAACTGAAGCAGCAAGGCGGGGCCGGCGGCGTTGCGGAGTACGCGGTGGACGACCAGGCCGGTGGTGCTCTCACCCTGGGCCCGGGCGAAGGCGATGTAGTCGCTCGACATCGCGACGGCGACGGCCTGCCGGGTGTGCAACACCACCGGCGCGATACCGACCAGGCTCAGCGTGACAGCCGGGAGCAGCAAGTGGTGCAGCCGGTCGAGGATGCCGACCTCGCCGGCAAGCTGACCGACCGGTACGGCGCAGCACACCGGCATCCACTGCAACGACACCGAGAACGCGTAGAGCAGCAGCAGCCCGACCCAGAAGGTCGGCGCCGACGCCAGCGTGTACGCCCACCAGGTGATGGCTCGGTCGGCCCACCGGCCCCGTTGCAGACCGGCGACGAGACCGAGGCCGAAACCGATCACTCCCGACAGGCACCAGGCGACCGCCATCAGGGCGAGGCTGGTCAGGAACTTGCCGGCGATCACGTCGGCGACGGGTTGGTTGAAGGTGTGCGACTGGCCGAGATCGCCGCGGACGACCTGCGACAGCCAGCTGCCGAACCGTTCGAGTGGCGGGTCGTTCAAACCCCAGCGCTCGGCGATCTGGGCGCGCTGCTCGGGCCCGATCGCGGCGATGTCCGCGCCGACGTAGGCGTCCACCGGATCGACCGGGGAGCCCATCATCAGCGCGAACGACGCCGCGGCCACGGCCGCCAGGAGGAACAACAGCCTGACCAGCCGGCCCACAACGTTGGTCAGCAAGTCCATCGCCAGCCGGTGATGCCGGCCGTGACCGGCCAGCCGTGGCCGTGCGGCTCGATCTGCGGCTTGCCGATGTCCAGGCAGTCGCTGACGAAGTAGGTGTGCTGGAGATTGACCAGCCAGGCCCAGGCGGCATCGCCGGACGGACCGAACCCGTTGCCGTCGGCATCGCGCTGCGCGGCCTTCCAGTACTTCGTCGCGGCGTCCTGGGTGGTCGCCGCCATCGCCGCGTCGAGGTTCTTCTGCACTACGGGGTTCGAGTAGAAGCCGGTGTTCCAGTACTCCGTACCGGCCTGCGCCGACGAGTAGAGGTTGTACATCTCACTCGGGTCGTGGCTGCCCCAGCCGAACAGTACGGCGTCGACGTGTTTGCGCTTGTCGATCACGTCCCAGGCCACGCCCTGCGCCTTGATCTGAATGCCGACAGGCTTGAGCATGTCGGCCACACTCAGCGCGAGTCCCTGCCGCAGTGTGTCGTCGGCCGGGTAGAGCAAGGCGAAAGCCGCCTTGACGCCGTTGCGCTCGCGGACGCCGTCGCGGTCGATCCAGCCCGCCGCGTCCAGGATCGCCTTCGCCTTTGCCGGGTCGTTGTCCTGGATCGCCGAGGCCGGCTCGTACCACGGCATGCCGTCGACCGGCCCGGTCGCGGGGGAGCCGTAGCCCTCCAGGACGCCTTCCACCAGAGCGTCGCGGTCGACCGCGTAGTTGACCGCCTGCCGGATCGCTTGGTCGGAGGTGACGTCGTTGCCGATCGGCAGACCGGCCTTCGACTTCTGGCCGGTGTCCGGAACGGTGGGGAACATCAGGCCCCGGTTGTCGACCGACTGCACCGGAACCAGCCTCATCCCCGGCGCTGTGGTCCTGGCCAGCCCCGACGGGACGGCGGCCATCGCCACCTGACCCGCCTTCGCGGCCGCCAGGGTGGCGTCCTCCGCGGTGAAGGTGAACACGACCCGCTGGAAGGCCGGCTTGGTGCCGTAGTAGGCGTCGTTGCGCTGGACGATCAGCTGCTGGCCCTCGTCCCACTGGACGAAGGTGAACGGCCCGGAGCCGATCGGCTTGCGGGCATAATCCTTGCCATGGGCATGTTTCGGCACGATGCCCAGGGAGATCAGCCGGTTGACGAAGGTGCTCTGCGGTCGGCTGAGCCGCAGCTCGACGGTGTCGTTGTCAAGGGCAACTGCCTTCGCGAGCGCGGTGACATCGGTCAGCCCGCCGCTTCTGGCCGCGGTGCTGAAGGTGTACGCGACGTCCTCGGCGGTCACCGGCCGGCCGTCGCTGAACTCGGCGTCGTTGCGCAGGTCAACGGTCCAGACCAGCCCGTCGGCGCTGACCGAGTGCTTGGTGGCGAGATCGTTGACGACCTTGAGCTCGGCGTCCCGGGCGAGCAGCGTCGACTGGAACAACGGTGATCCGTACCGGCCCCAGCCGAGAGTCGGGTCATAGCCGTCCTCCGACTCACCGCCGATCGCCAGCCGGAGCTCGTCCGCCGTACCGCCGGAACTGCTGCCGGAATCGGCACCGGACATGCAGGCGGTCAGCACCGCCGACGCAGCCAGTACCGCCACCGCTGCAGACCACTTCCTGCCCCCACTCACCACGGACCCTCCAGCCGCTCGCACCGACCGGTAAACCTACTTCTAGATGCGACTCGATCGCAACTGCCAATCCACCCCTCAGCCCCCCGCCGCAGACCTACCCCAGCGGGTAGTGGGTTACCCCCGGTTCGAACCGGGGGTAACCATCCACTCGCTGGGGTAACTCTGCGACGTGGGGAGGGCGGGCAGGGGAGGGGGTGGGCTGGGGAGGGGTGCGGTAGATCACGGAGATTTAGTAGGACGTCCAGCTATATAGTCGGCCGTCCTAGTAGTTGAGCCCTGACGTACGGGAGAGACACGTTGAGTAACGAGCTGAGCCATTTCGTGGCCGGGCAGCACGCGGCGGGGACCTCGGGGCGGTTCGCCGACGTCTTCGATCCCAATACCGGAGCCGTGCAGGCGCGGGTGCCGTTGGCGAGCAAGGCCGAGGTCGTGGCAGCGATCGACGACGCCGAGCGGGCTCAGCTGGAGTGGGCCGCGTGGAACCCGCAGCGGCGGGCACGGGTGCTGCTGCGGTTCCTCGACCTGGTCAACCGCGACCTGGAGTCGCTGGCGCGGACCCTGTCGAGTGAGCACGGCAAGACCGTTCCCGACGCCAAGGGCGACATCCAGCGCGGCCTCGAGGTGATCGAGTTCGCCGCCGGGGGACCGCACCTGCTGAAGGGGGAGTTCACCAGCGGCGCCGGAACGGGGATCGACGTCTACTCGCTGCGCCAGCCGCTCGGGGTGGTGGCCGGCATCACGCCGTTCAACTTCCCGGCGATGATTCCGCTGTGGAAGGCCGGACCTGCTTTGGCGGCCGGCAACTCCTTCATCCTCAAGCCGTCCGAGCGGGACCCCTCGGTGCCGTTGCGGATCGCCGAACTGTTCCTCGAAGCGGGTCTGCCGGCCGGGGTGTTCAACGTCGTCAACGGGGACAAGGAAGCCGTCGACACGCTGCTGGAGGACGAGCGCGTCCGGGCGGTCGGCTTCGTCGGGTCGACCCCGATCGCGCAGTACATCTACGAGACCGCGGCCGCGAACGGCAAGCGGGCCCAGTGCTTCGGTGGCGCCAAGAACCACATGATCGTGATGCCCGACGCCGATCTCGACGACGTCGCCGACGCGCTGATCGGGGCCGGTTACGGCTCGGCCGGTGAGCGTTGTATGGCGATCTCGGTCGCCGTACCGGTCGGGCAGGAGACCGCCGACGCCCTGGTGGCGAAGCTCAAGGAGCGGATCGCCGACCTGACGGTCGGCCACAGCCTGGACGAGAAGGCCGACTACGGTCCGCTGGTCACCGCGGAGGCCCGGCAACGGGTGATCGACTACATCGCCGCCGGTGTCGAGGAGGGCGCCGAGCTGCTGGTCGACGGCCGCAACTTCGTGCTGGCCGGCCACGAGTCGGGCTTCTTCCTCGGTCCGACGCTCTTCGACCGGGTCGGGCCCGGCATGCGGATCTACGACGAGGAGATCTTCGGGCCGGTCCTGGTGGTGGCGCGCGCCGACACCTACGAGGACGCGCTGCGGCTGCCGAGCGAGCACGAGTACGGCAACGGCGTCTCGATCTTCACCCGCGACGGCGACACCGCCCGCGACTTCACCGCCCGGGTCAACGTCGGCATGGTCGGGGTCAACGTGCCGATCCCGGTGCCGATCGCGTACCACACCTTCGGCGGCTGGAAGCGGTCCGGTTTCGGTGACCTGAACCAGCACGGTCCCGACTCGTTCCGCTTCTACACCAAGACCAAGACGGTCACGTCGCGGTGGCCGTCCGGCGCCAAAGAGGGTGCCAGCTTCGTCATCCCGACGATGAGCTGACCCGATGGCCACGGACAACGAGGAACTGCAGGCGATCGCGCGGGAGGTCCGCAAGTTCGCCGAGAGCGAGCTCGCGCCGCACGCGGTCGAGTGGGACCGGACCAAGCACTTCCCGGTCGACGTACTGCGGCGGGCGGGTGACCTCGGACTGGGCGGCATCTGTGTCGGTGAGGACGTCGGTGGGTCCGGTCTCGGCCGGCTCGACGCGGTCACCATCTTCGAGGAGCTGGCCCGCGGCGACACCACGATCGCGGCGTACGTCTCGATCCACAACATGGTGACGGCGATGATCGACCAGGCCGGTACCGGCGAACAGCGGCGGCGCTGGGTGCCGACCCTGGCCGGTATGGAGGGGCTGGGCAGCTACTGCCTGACCGAGCCCGACGCGGGATCCGATGCCGGAGCTCTGCGCACGACCGCTCGGCGCGACGGTGACGGGTACGTGCTCGACGGGGTCAAGCAGTTCATCTCCGGCGCCGGCGCCTCCAGCGTGTACGTCGTGATGGCGCGCACCGGCGTACCGGGGCCGCGCGGGATCACCGCGTTCATCGTGCCCGGCGATGCCGCGGGCCTGTCGTTCGGCGCCAACGAACACAAGATGGGCTGGCACGCGCAGCCGACCCGCCAGGTGATCCTCGACGGGGTCCGGGTGCCTGCCGAGCAGCGCCTGGGCGCCGAGGGGGACGGCTTCGGGATCGCGATGCGCGGGCTCAACGGCGGCCGGCTCAACATCGCCGCCTGCTCGCTGGGCGGGGCGCAGTGGGCGCTCGAACAGGCGATCCGGCACCTGCAGACCCGGACGGCGTTCGGTGCGCCGTTGATCACCCAGCAGGCGTTGCTGTTCCGGCTGGCCGACATGGAGACCGAGTTGCAGGCCTCGCGGTGCCTGTTGCACCACGCGGCCAAGGCGCTCGACGAGGGCGCCGCGGATGCTGTGAAGCTGTGTGCCATGGCCAAGCAGTTCGTCACCGACGCGGCGTTCACCGTCGCCAACACCGCTCTGCAACTGCACGGCGGGTACGGCTACCTCAGTGAGTACGGCATCGAGAAGGTGGTCCGCGACCTGCGGGTGCACCAGATCCTGGAAGGAACCAACGAGATCATGCGGATGATCGTCGGACGAGCCCTGGTCGAGGAGGCCGCATGAACGACGAAGCTCCGGTGCTGTTCGATCGGGTCGGGCGGGCCGGGCACATCGTGCTCAACCGGCCGCGGGCGATCAACGCGCTGACCCACGAGATGGTGAAGCTGATCCAGTCGACGCTGGGCTCCTGGGCCGATGACGCGGAGGTGCGGACCGTCGTACTGACCGGGAGTGGTGAACGCGGTCTGTGCGCGGGCGGCGACATCGTCTCCCTCTATCGGGACGGCCTGGCCGGTGGGACCGCGTCGCTGGACTTCTGGGCCGACGAGTACCGGCTGGACGCGACGATCGCGGACTATCCGAAGCCGTTCGTCGCGATCATGGACGGCATCGTGCTGGGTGGCGGGATCGGGCTGTCGGCGCACGCCGACGTGCGGGTGGTCACCGAGCGGTCGAAGATCGGGATGCCGGAGACGGGGATCGGCTTCTTCCCCGATGTCGGTGGCACCTATCTGCTGTCGCGCGCGCCGGGTGAGCTCGGTACGCATCTGGCGTTGACGGCCGGTTCGGTGCGGGCGGGTGACGCGATCGCCGTGGGGCTGGCCGACTGGTACGTGCCCAGCGACCGGTTGCCTGCCTTGATCGCCGAGCTGGCCACGAAGGCGCCGGCCGACGCGCTCGCCGCCGTCGCCGAACCGGCACCGGAGTCGGCGCTGCTCGCGGATCGTGACTGGATCGACGCTGCCTACGAAGGTGACGACGCGTCCAAGATCCTTGCCCGGCTGGAGTCCTCGGAGTCCGGGGCGGCGAGGGACACGGCCGGAGTGATCGCCGCCAAGTCGCCGACGTCGGTGAAGGTGACGCTGCGGGCGTTGCGGAGCGCGGCGGATCTCCCGACGCTGCGCGAGGCGCTGGACCAGGAGTACCGGCTGTCGGCGCGCTTCCACGGATCGCACGACTTCCTCGAAGGCGTGCGGGCGCAGGTGATCGACAAGGACCGCAATCCGCAGTGGGTGCCTTCGAGTATCGACGAGGTACCGGAGGAAGCGGTGGCCGCGTACTTCGTTTCGCTGGGTGACGACGAGCTGGGGAGTGCGCTGTGAGCATCACGGGGACGGCGGTCGGTTTCATCGGACTGGGCAACATGGGCGGCCCGATGGCCGCGAATCTGGTCAAGGCGGGGTTCACTGTCACCGGCTACGATCCGCTCGACTCTGCTCGGTCGGCGGCAGCCGCAGCGGGCGTAGTACTCACCGCGACTCCGGCGGAGGCGGTGGCCGAGGCCGACGTGGTCATCACGATGCTGCCGAGCGGGCGGCACGTGCTTGAGGTCTACCAGGGCGATGACGGTCTGCTGGCGGCGGCGCCGGCTGGTGCGTTCTTCGTCGACTGCTCGACGATCGCCGTGTCCGACGCGCGGGAGGCGGCCGCGCTGGTGGTGAAGGCCGGCCACCGCGCACTCGACGCGCCGGTGTCCGGTGGAGTCGTCGGCGCGACGGCGGGCACGCTGACGCTGATGGTCGGCGCGCTGGCCGACGACCTGGCCGCGGTCCGGCGGATCCTCGAGCCGATGGCCGGCCGCATCGTGCACTGCGGTGAGCCGGGGGCCGGGCAGGCCGCGAAGATCTGCAACAACCTGATCCTCGGCATCTCGATGATCGGCGTGAGCGAGGCCTTCGTCCTCGGCGAGAAGCTGGGACTCACCCATCAGGCCTTGTACGACGTGACTTCGACCGCGTCCGGCCAGTGCTGGGCGCTGACCACCAACTGCCCGGTGCCGGGCCCGGTGCCGACCAGCCCGGCCAACCGCGACTACCAGCCGGGCTTCGCCGCGCCGTTGATGGCGAAGGACCTCGGCCTCGCCGTACAGGCTGCCGAGAGCACCGGTACGACGTCCAACCTCGGCGCGCTGGCGGCCGCCCTCTACCGGGAGTTTGCCGACGGCAACGGATCGGCACTGGACTTCTCGGCCATCGTGAACGAGATCCGTGACGGGAGCACAGCATGAGCGACCACCAGAACATCGTCGTCACCCGCGACGGGCGGACCGCGACGATCACGCTGAACCGGCCGAAGGCGCTGAACGCGCTGAACGAGGCGCTGATGCACGAGGTGGTGGCCGCCGCCACCGAACTCGACGCCGACCGCGGGGTCGGTGCGATCGTGATCACCGGGTCCGAGCGCGCGTTCGCCGCGGGCGCCGACATCAAGGAGATGCAGGCGCAGTCCTACCAGGACATGTACCTGTCGGACTGGTTCACCGCCTGGGACCGGCTCGCCGCCGTCCGGACGCCGCTGATCGCGGCGGTCGGTGGGTACGCGCTGGGCGGCGGGTGCGAGCTGGCGATGATCTGCGATCTGCTGATCGCCGCCGACACGGCGAAGTTCGGCCAGCCCGAGATCACCCTCGGCGTCATCCCGGGGATCGGCGGCTCGCAACGGCTCACCCGGGCGATCGGCAAGGCGAAGGCGATGGATCTGATCCTGACCGGTCGCACCATCGGCGCCGAGGAGGCCGAGCGGGCGGGGCTGGTGTCCCGCGTCGTACCGGCGGACGCGCTGCTGGCCGAGGCGGCCGAGGTGGCGCACAAGATCGCCGGGATGTCGTTGCCGGCGGTCTATGTGGCGAAGGAGGCAGTCAACCGGTCCTTCGAGTCGTCACTTGCCGAAGGCATCCTGTTCGAGCGCCGTACCTTCCATGCGACCTTCGCGCTGGACGACCGCACGGAGGGGATGACGGCCTTCGTGGAGAAGCGGAAGCCGGACTTCACCCACCGCTGAGCTCAGCCGCAGCACGACGGCGGACGGCCGGCTCGGCCGTCCGCCGGTCGTGGATCAGCGGGTGGTGGTCTTCAGGTTGTCGTACTCCTGCTGGGTCATTTCCTTCAGCTCGTGCGCCGGGGTGCTGGTCTTCGACTGCGAGCTGCCGCCACCGACGTCGCCGCCACCGAACTTGATGTTGGCCCAGTTGTTCTGAGCCGACAGCGTCGTCTTGCTGGTGTCGCCGTTGATGCTGGTGGAGGTGGTGTCCACGGTGTCGCCGTCGCAGTTCCAGTCGATGCCGGCGTTGGCGGCGCCC encodes:
- a CDS encoding ABC transporter ATP-binding protein; this translates as MLTAKDLWFRYDRRRPWIVQDISLSVAPGEIVGLCGPSGSGKSTIGRLLAGLLTPDRGEILLDADRVGPHPVQLVLQHPERAMNPQWRVRDILAESGAEPAELEAVDPELVRPEWLGRFPHEISGGELQRVNLARALLTDPAYLVADEISASLDPITQARIWHLLLEQARTGDIGVLAISHDQDLLAAVTDRVILLDG
- a CDS encoding ATP-binding cassette domain-containing protein → MSPLLSIKELTVSFVQYERGLRRREVVALAGMDLTAERGEVVALVGASGAGKTLLAHAVLGMLPPNAAETGTITYDGVPLDSAARKKLAGREIALLPQSVDYLDPVAKIGRQVRRSAQLAGHADARRVAATALAGRGLGPEVLDRYPHELSGGMIRRVLVSMATMGDPHLVIADEPTPGLPPADVAGVLQEFRGLADGGRAVVLITHELRGALEVADKVVICREGRTIDTAAPSAFTGDGDGLLNPYTRALWRALPGNGFKLPEEQPC
- a CDS encoding ABC transporter permease is translated as MTDLVVGEVERRGWFGDRRRRTLGYLGLSLTVVVGVAIAGTLSVDAAGGTELAARNLRPSWQHLFGTDRLGRDMFARVLSGLRLSLVVGVSAALVSGVLAMVMACAAAVGGRVVDRAVTWLVDLFLALPHLVLLILLAFALGGGTRAVVIAVAVTHWPTLTRVLRGHARQLVSSDYVAMSRQLGRGRWWIARRHVAPQLVGHFLVGTVLLFPHAILHEAALSFLGLGVDPAEPSIGVLLAESMRFLSAGAWWLAVLPGLCLLVIVKLVDAIGENTRALLDPRSHHL
- a CDS encoding ABC transporter permease, whose product is MDLLTNVVGRLVRLLFLLAAVAAASFALMMGSPVDPVDAYVGADIAAIGPEQRAQIAERWGLNDPPLERFGSWLSQVVRGDLGQSHTFNQPVADVIAGKFLTSLALMAVAWCLSGVIGFGLGLVAGLQRGRWADRAITWWAYTLASAPTFWVGLLLLYAFSVSLQWMPVCCAVPVGQLAGEVGILDRLHHLLLPAVTLSLVGIAPVVLHTRQAVAVAMSSDYIAFARAQGESTTGLVVHRVLRNAAGPALLLQFSSLGELFGGSLLAEQVFSYPGLGAATTAAALGQDVPLLLGIALFTTVFVYTGNQLGDVLHGLLDPRTRQLEVAR
- a CDS encoding ABC transporter substrate-binding protein; translation: MAVLAASAVLTACMSGADSGSSSGGTADELRLAIGGESEDGYDPTLGWGRYGSPLFQSTLLARDAELKVVNDLATKHSVSADGLVWTVDLRNDAEFSDGRPVTAEDVAYTFSTAARSGGLTDVTALAKAVALDNDTVELRLSRPQSTFVNRLISLGIVPKHAHGKDYARKPIGSGPFTFVQWDEGQQLIVQRNDAYYGTKPAFQRVVFTFTAEDATLAAAKAGQVAMAAVPSGLARTTAPGMRLVPVQSVDNRGLMFPTVPDTGQKSKAGLPIGNDVTSDQAIRQAVNYAVDRDALVEGVLEGYGSPATGPVDGMPWYEPASAIQDNDPAKAKAILDAAGWIDRDGVRERNGVKAAFALLYPADDTLRQGLALSVADMLKPVGIQIKAQGVAWDVIDKRKHVDAVLFGWGSHDPSEMYNLYSSAQAGTEYWNTGFYSNPVVQKNLDAAMAATTQDAATKYWKAAQRDADGNGFGPSGDAAWAWLVNLQHTYFVSDCLDIGKPQIEPHGHGWPVTAGITGWRWTC
- a CDS encoding CoA-acylating methylmalonate-semialdehyde dehydrogenase; its protein translation is MSNELSHFVAGQHAAGTSGRFADVFDPNTGAVQARVPLASKAEVVAAIDDAERAQLEWAAWNPQRRARVLLRFLDLVNRDLESLARTLSSEHGKTVPDAKGDIQRGLEVIEFAAGGPHLLKGEFTSGAGTGIDVYSLRQPLGVVAGITPFNFPAMIPLWKAGPALAAGNSFILKPSERDPSVPLRIAELFLEAGLPAGVFNVVNGDKEAVDTLLEDERVRAVGFVGSTPIAQYIYETAAANGKRAQCFGGAKNHMIVMPDADLDDVADALIGAGYGSAGERCMAISVAVPVGQETADALVAKLKERIADLTVGHSLDEKADYGPLVTAEARQRVIDYIAAGVEEGAELLVDGRNFVLAGHESGFFLGPTLFDRVGPGMRIYDEEIFGPVLVVARADTYEDALRLPSEHEYGNGVSIFTRDGDTARDFTARVNVGMVGVNVPIPVPIAYHTFGGWKRSGFGDLNQHGPDSFRFYTKTKTVTSRWPSGAKEGASFVIPTMS
- a CDS encoding acyl-CoA dehydrogenase family protein; this translates as MATDNEELQAIAREVRKFAESELAPHAVEWDRTKHFPVDVLRRAGDLGLGGICVGEDVGGSGLGRLDAVTIFEELARGDTTIAAYVSIHNMVTAMIDQAGTGEQRRRWVPTLAGMEGLGSYCLTEPDAGSDAGALRTTARRDGDGYVLDGVKQFISGAGASSVYVVMARTGVPGPRGITAFIVPGDAAGLSFGANEHKMGWHAQPTRQVILDGVRVPAEQRLGAEGDGFGIAMRGLNGGRLNIAACSLGGAQWALEQAIRHLQTRTAFGAPLITQQALLFRLADMETELQASRCLLHHAAKALDEGAADAVKLCAMAKQFVTDAAFTVANTALQLHGGYGYLSEYGIEKVVRDLRVHQILEGTNEIMRMIVGRALVEEAA
- a CDS encoding enoyl-CoA hydratase/isomerase family protein, which gives rise to MNDEAPVLFDRVGRAGHIVLNRPRAINALTHEMVKLIQSTLGSWADDAEVRTVVLTGSGERGLCAGGDIVSLYRDGLAGGTASLDFWADEYRLDATIADYPKPFVAIMDGIVLGGGIGLSAHADVRVVTERSKIGMPETGIGFFPDVGGTYLLSRAPGELGTHLALTAGSVRAGDAIAVGLADWYVPSDRLPALIAELATKAPADALAAVAEPAPESALLADRDWIDAAYEGDDASKILARLESSESGAARDTAGVIAAKSPTSVKVTLRALRSAADLPTLREALDQEYRLSARFHGSHDFLEGVRAQVIDKDRNPQWVPSSIDEVPEEAVAAYFVSLGDDELGSAL
- the mmsB gene encoding 3-hydroxyisobutyrate dehydrogenase, encoding MSITGTAVGFIGLGNMGGPMAANLVKAGFTVTGYDPLDSARSAAAAAGVVLTATPAEAVAEADVVITMLPSGRHVLEVYQGDDGLLAAAPAGAFFVDCSTIAVSDAREAAALVVKAGHRALDAPVSGGVVGATAGTLTLMVGALADDLAAVRRILEPMAGRIVHCGEPGAGQAAKICNNLILGISMIGVSEAFVLGEKLGLTHQALYDVTSTASGQCWALTTNCPVPGPVPTSPANRDYQPGFAAPLMAKDLGLAVQAAESTGTTSNLGALAAALYREFADGNGSALDFSAIVNEIRDGSTA
- a CDS encoding enoyl-CoA hydratase, with the protein product MSDHQNIVVTRDGRTATITLNRPKALNALNEALMHEVVAAATELDADRGVGAIVITGSERAFAAGADIKEMQAQSYQDMYLSDWFTAWDRLAAVRTPLIAAVGGYALGGGCELAMICDLLIAADTAKFGQPEITLGVIPGIGGSQRLTRAIGKAKAMDLILTGRTIGAEEAERAGLVSRVVPADALLAEAAEVAHKIAGMSLPAVYVAKEAVNRSFESSLAEGILFERRTFHATFALDDRTEGMTAFVEKRKPDFTHR